In Halanaeroarchaeum sp. HSR-CO, one DNA window encodes the following:
- a CDS encoding ferredoxin family protein, with translation MGIDPNFHHARTVVDQHEGHDVWGPVDEPERLGIHGTHVAVDFDECIADGACVEDCPVDVFDWVETPDHPASTRKADPARQPDCIDCMLCVDVCPVDAIDVDASRGE, from the coding sequence ATGGGAATCGACCCGAACTTCCATCACGCCCGGACGGTCGTCGATCAACACGAGGGACACGACGTGTGGGGACCCGTCGACGAGCCGGAACGGCTGGGGATCCACGGGACCCACGTCGCCGTCGACTTCGACGAGTGCATCGCCGATGGTGCCTGCGTCGAGGACTGCCCCGTCGACGTCTTCGACTGGGTCGAGACGCCCGACCATCCAGCCAGCACGCGGAAGGCCGACCCGGCGCGACAGCCAGACTGCATCGACTGCATGCTCTGTGTCGACGTCTGTCCGGTCGACGCCATCGACGTCGACGCGAGCCGCGGAGAGTGA
- a CDS encoding 50S ribosomal protein L15e, translated as MARSFYSHIKDAWKNPGDGKLAELQWQRKQEWRQEGAIERIERPTRLDAARELGYKAKQGVVVARVSVRKGTARQSRHKAGRRSKRQGVNRIGRKKNLQRIAEERATRKFRNLRVLNSYWVGEDGSQKWFEVILLDPNHPAIQNDDDLNWICDDAHDGRALRGLTKAGDRGRGLRKRGTGTERVRPSTGAGKRRE; from the coding sequence ATGGCACGGAGCTTCTACTCCCACATCAAAGACGCCTGGAAGAACCCGGGCGACGGGAAACTCGCAGAGCTGCAGTGGCAACGGAAACAGGAGTGGCGACAGGAAGGTGCAATCGAACGCATCGAGCGCCCCACCCGCCTCGACGCGGCCCGCGAACTGGGCTACAAGGCGAAACAGGGCGTCGTCGTCGCTCGCGTCAGCGTCCGCAAGGGGACGGCCCGCCAGTCCCGGCACAAGGCCGGCCGGCGCTCGAAGCGACAGGGCGTCAACCGCATCGGCCGCAAGAAGAACCTTCAGCGCATCGCCGAAGAGCGCGCGACGCGAAAGTTCCGCAACCTCCGCGTGCTCAACTCCTACTGGGTCGGCGAAGACGGCAGCCAGAAGTGGTTCGAAGTGATCCTCCTCGATCCGAATCATCCGGCCATCCAGAACGACGACGACCTCAACTGGATCTGTGACGACGCCCACGACGGGCGTGCCCTTCGCGGCCTGACGAAGGCGGGTGACCGTGGCCGTGGCCTCCGCAAGCGCGGCACGGGCACCGAGCGGGTCCGTCCGAGCACTGGCGCGGGCAAGCGCCGCGAATAA
- a CDS encoding restriction endonuclease, producing MFDAMDDRGFVEFLSEVWEQRGWNTGVAEEDPGQFMITGDKGSGERGLMLVVPAEDETVAGKPVQSLVGICDAKNVDVGVVATRGEFSDDAERIATANDVHLLDTTALEATVAEEGLEDLVEEFSTQSDSLIERLPIPSAVPAVLRHPSPPPIPTRALTVLLIVVGVVAVGIVGAQSMGVGLGPLGSIGAVPADALGLGGGGSGDDFTVTAVSLAGTGDDAVAVAWNAETRSSLTTANETKYEAPKGSQFVVVHMRLTNHGETAKPFGAEMVGFAANDTIRSPRELADTDDGFPILLKPDQSETVWVVFTVEDDERSGTLLGLATDDTPPLRFEHDPSVESELADE from the coding sequence GTGTTCGACGCCATGGACGACCGGGGATTCGTCGAGTTCCTCTCGGAGGTCTGGGAGCAACGCGGCTGGAACACCGGCGTCGCGGAAGAGGACCCGGGCCAGTTCATGATCACCGGCGACAAGGGGAGCGGCGAGCGTGGACTCATGCTCGTCGTCCCGGCCGAGGACGAGACCGTCGCTGGCAAACCCGTTCAGTCGCTGGTCGGCATCTGCGACGCCAAGAACGTCGACGTCGGGGTCGTCGCGACGCGTGGCGAGTTCAGCGACGATGCCGAGCGGATCGCAACGGCGAACGACGTCCACCTGCTCGATACCACAGCACTCGAAGCGACGGTGGCCGAGGAAGGACTCGAAGACCTCGTCGAGGAGTTCTCGACGCAGTCGGACTCCCTGATCGAGCGACTCCCGATCCCCTCGGCCGTCCCGGCGGTCTTGCGCCACCCCTCTCCCCCACCGATCCCCACGCGAGCGCTCACCGTCCTCCTGATCGTCGTCGGTGTCGTCGCCGTCGGGATAGTCGGCGCCCAATCGATGGGGGTCGGTCTCGGCCCGCTCGGGTCGATCGGTGCAGTCCCGGCAGACGCGCTGGGCCTGGGGGGAGGCGGTAGCGGCGACGACTTCACGGTGACCGCCGTCTCGCTCGCCGGGACCGGCGACGACGCCGTGGCGGTGGCCTGGAACGCAGAGACGCGGTCATCACTGACCACCGCCAACGAGACGAAGTACGAGGCGCCGAAGGGGTCGCAGTTCGTCGTGGTTCACATGCGTCTGACCAATCACGGCGAGACGGCGAAACCGTTCGGGGCCGAGATGGTCGGGTTCGCCGCGAACGACACCATCCGAAGCCCGCGCGAACTCGCGGATACCGACGACGGCTTCCCGATCCTGCTCAAACCGGACCAGTCGGAGACGGTGTGGGTCGTCTTCACCGTCGAGGACGACGAACGTTCGGGCACGCTGCTCGGGCTCGCGACCGACGACACCCCACCGCTGCGCTTCGAGCACGATCCGTCGGTCGAGTCGGAGCTCGCCGACGAGTGA
- a CDS encoding TrkA family potassium uptake protein, with amino-acid sequence MDKWKRRTLLYSAALLAIMFGFAVFYHVGMIVYEGGSDGFLHSLQIVVETFTTTGFGSDAPWSSHVMNLFVIVMDLTGVALIFLAFPVLVFPLLQDALSTTVPRSVDDDLTDHVVICMYTPRAEPLIDELESRAVQYVIVEPDRDQAVDLLEQGYDVVYGDPESAAALEGARLGSARALVADLSDRVDTSIVLTAREVDEDVHIVSILEDPEHANYHRLAGANDVLSPRPLLGRSLASRVTASVSSDLDSGIEIGADFEIAELPVHRGSPLVGETLAGSGIRESTGVNVIGAWFRGTFESPPPPDATITNGTVLLVTGHEKALEHLKERTLSEMRPYQPGDTVVIGYGQVGRTITTVLKEEGLPCTVVDREAHDGVDVVGDATDVDTLHEAGCETARSVILAFPDDTTTEFATLVIREEFPATEIIARADESRNVTKLYRAGADYVSSLATVSGRMIAGTIVEDGDVLAYDKQVEVVRTSAPSLVGRTIGDARVRSQTGCTIIGIDREGAVLTDVGPDVRLQVGDELIIAGTGEGIRRFNELLG; translated from the coding sequence ATGGACAAGTGGAAGCGCCGAACGTTGCTGTATTCGGCCGCGCTGCTCGCGATCATGTTCGGCTTTGCCGTCTTCTACCACGTCGGGATGATCGTCTACGAGGGCGGGTCCGATGGCTTTCTTCACTCCCTGCAGATCGTCGTGGAGACGTTCACTACGACGGGATTCGGCTCCGATGCGCCCTGGTCTTCGCATGTGATGAACCTGTTCGTCATCGTGATGGACCTCACGGGGGTCGCGCTCATCTTCCTCGCCTTCCCCGTTCTCGTGTTCCCCCTCCTCCAGGATGCCCTCTCCACGACGGTCCCCCGGTCAGTCGACGACGACCTCACCGACCACGTGGTGATCTGTATGTACACACCGCGTGCCGAACCCCTGATCGACGAACTCGAATCGAGGGCCGTCCAGTACGTCATCGTCGAACCCGACCGCGACCAGGCCGTCGATCTCCTGGAGCAGGGGTACGACGTCGTGTACGGCGATCCGGAATCGGCTGCGGCCCTCGAGGGCGCTCGGCTCGGGTCGGCACGGGCGCTGGTCGCGGACCTCTCGGATCGCGTGGACACGAGCATCGTCCTCACCGCCCGCGAGGTCGACGAGGACGTCCACATCGTCAGCATCCTCGAAGATCCAGAGCACGCGAACTACCACCGTCTCGCGGGGGCCAATGACGTCCTCTCGCCCCGACCGCTCCTCGGTCGAAGTCTCGCTTCGCGAGTGACGGCCTCGGTCTCCTCGGATCTGGACAGCGGCATCGAGATCGGTGCGGATTTCGAGATCGCCGAACTGCCGGTTCATCGAGGCAGCCCGCTGGTTGGCGAGACGCTCGCGGGGAGTGGCATCCGGGAGAGCACCGGCGTCAACGTCATCGGTGCCTGGTTTCGAGGCACCTTCGAGAGCCCACCACCGCCGGACGCGACCATCACGAACGGAACCGTGCTCCTCGTCACCGGTCACGAGAAGGCACTCGAACACCTCAAAGAACGGACCCTGTCCGAGATGCGGCCGTACCAGCCTGGCGATACCGTCGTCATCGGGTACGGCCAGGTCGGGCGAACGATCACCACTGTCCTCAAAGAGGAGGGGCTCCCCTGCACCGTCGTCGACCGGGAAGCGCACGACGGCGTCGACGTCGTCGGTGACGCGACCGACGTCGACACCCTCCACGAGGCTGGTTGCGAGACGGCGCGGTCTGTCATCCTCGCGTTCCCCGACGACACGACCACCGAGTTCGCGACCCTCGTCATTCGAGAGGAGTTTCCGGCGACGGAGATTATCGCCAGGGCCGACGAGAGCAGGAACGTCACGAAACTCTACCGGGCAGGAGCGGATTACGTCTCCTCACTCGCCACGGTGAGCGGGCGGATGATCGCCGGCACCATCGTGGAGGACGGCGACGTCCTCGCGTACGACAAACAGGTCGAGGTGGTCCGCACGAGTGCACCCTCGCTCGTCGGCAGGACGATCGGGGATGCGCGGGTCCGCTCGCAGACGGGGTGTACCATCATCGGCATCGACCGGGAGGGAGCGGTCCTCACTGACGTCGGGCCGGACGTCCGACTCCAGGTCGGTGACGAACTGATAATCGCCGGCACGGGGGAGGGAATCCGACGGTTCAACGAACTCCTTGGCTGA
- a CDS encoding CNNM domain-containing protein produces the protein MTPLEVSIRLVGGVLLILANGFFVAIEFALTRARQFSKEEFLDGSPGLERAWEMTQDLEIYLTTCQVGITASSIAVGIVAEPALAALFEPYFTATPLASLGAGSLLAFLIINLLHLTHGEQTPTYLGVERSRLVSRYGARPLYWFNWVLSPLITLGDWIAKATLRLFGIEMTGAWLETETDALESRAELRNRLGSVLEAGELPEERRTEVLNALDVGELPVAELMVPADQIVALSTTASVEENLERIEHTPHTRFPLVGDELTDFEGIVYAPSIIDHYEPLLAGETTFADVAAPPMTLSADTDVSDAYDQFQAEGQELALVVRDGQVVGLFTATDALEAVMGQLEDPLDHRLGD, from the coding sequence ATGACCCCGCTGGAAGTCTCTATCCGGTTGGTCGGTGGCGTCCTCCTCATCCTCGCCAACGGCTTCTTCGTGGCCATCGAGTTCGCACTCACCCGGGCCCGTCAGTTCTCGAAGGAGGAGTTCCTCGACGGGTCACCCGGCCTCGAACGCGCCTGGGAGATGACCCAGGACCTGGAGATCTACCTCACGACCTGTCAGGTCGGCATCACCGCCTCGTCCATCGCCGTCGGCATCGTTGCCGAACCAGCACTCGCCGCCCTGTTCGAGCCATACTTCACCGCGACCCCGCTCGCCTCCCTCGGGGCGGGTTCACTCCTCGCGTTCCTCATCATCAATCTCTTGCACCTCACCCACGGGGAACAGACCCCGACCTACCTCGGCGTCGAGCGCTCGCGGCTGGTGAGCCGATACGGTGCGAGACCGCTGTACTGGTTCAACTGGGTGCTCTCGCCACTCATCACGCTGGGCGACTGGATCGCCAAGGCGACACTCCGGCTGTTCGGTATCGAGATGACCGGCGCCTGGCTCGAGACGGAGACGGATGCCCTGGAGAGTCGGGCGGAACTTCGCAACCGTCTCGGATCGGTGCTCGAGGCTGGTGAACTTCCCGAGGAACGTCGTACCGAGGTACTCAATGCCCTCGACGTCGGCGAACTCCCGGTCGCCGAATTGATGGTTCCGGCCGACCAGATCGTCGCCCTCTCGACGACGGCATCCGTCGAGGAGAATCTAGAACGGATCGAACACACGCCCCACACCAGATTCCCACTCGTCGGCGACGAACTGACGGACTTCGAGGGAATCGTCTACGCCCCGTCCATCATCGACCATTACGAACCCCTTCTCGCCGGTGAGACGACCTTCGCCGACGTCGCCGCCCCACCGATGACGCTCTCGGCCGACACCGACGTCAGCGACGCCTACGATCAGTTCCAGGCCGAGGGCCAGGAGCTCGCGCTGGTCGTTCGCGACGGTCAGGTCGTCGGACTCTTCACGGCGACCGACGCTCTGGAGGCGGTCATGGGCCAACTCGAAGACCCGCTCGACCATCGACTCGGGGACTAG
- a CDS encoding helix-turn-helix domain-containing protein: MRELVFALAYEPGCNRVADTLAAHPDARIRSLSLHATADRLWRVDHATGSADALDALEVAFLESDYDADCLATDDCGATQTTEVVDRSADTLVLYSYWERTPACVSVPHLAREHLGEGLLFDTRNEGGHYTWRIIHPGEGDVAAFFDELETAIGNCARLELLRSTDTAGSQGLDGAGESLPAAQAAALDAAVEHGYYESPRRVDVAELATHLDVPRSTLTYRLRRAEEYLAKAYVSRERPNVPT, translated from the coding sequence ATGCGGGAACTCGTCTTCGCCCTCGCCTACGAGCCGGGCTGTAACCGGGTGGCGGACACCCTCGCTGCGCATCCGGACGCGCGGATCCGCTCGCTCTCCCTGCACGCGACTGCGGACCGTCTCTGGCGGGTCGATCACGCCACCGGATCAGCCGATGCACTCGACGCTCTCGAGGTGGCATTCCTCGAGAGCGACTACGACGCCGACTGCTTGGCTACCGACGATTGCGGTGCCACACAGACCACGGAGGTCGTCGACCGCTCGGCCGACACGCTCGTCCTCTACTCGTACTGGGAACGCACGCCCGCCTGCGTCTCCGTTCCCCATCTCGCACGCGAACATCTCGGGGAGGGGCTGCTGTTCGACACCCGTAACGAGGGCGGTCATTACACATGGCGTATCATCCACCCTGGGGAGGGTGACGTGGCCGCCTTCTTCGACGAACTGGAGACTGCGATCGGTAATTGCGCTCGCCTCGAGTTGCTCAGGTCCACGGACACAGCCGGCTCACAGGGTCTCGATGGTGCGGGGGAGTCGCTGCCAGCCGCGCAGGCGGCCGCCCTCGACGCCGCCGTCGAGCACGGCTACTACGAGTCACCTCGCCGGGTCGACGTCGCTGAACTGGCGACACACCTCGACGTCCCCCGGTCGACGTTAACCTACCGTCTCCGCCGCGCCGAGGAGTATCTGGCGAAAGCGTACGTCTCACGGGAGCGCCCGAACGTCCCCACCTGA
- a CDS encoding cation-translocating P-type ATPase, whose product MSDDENAMGRHRESGRKRSLSVSLTVPEMDCPSCAKKVDKSLKRRDGIHEVTLQPTTGTAAVMYDPDRIDEAAVVAAIEGAGYDVVGRDDDDGGDATEVAIAPSAAVWSSPRAIKTWIGAVFLTLGLLVEFVLAGQNVVVASVLSYPVTVADGSFLVAIVISGAPVVRSGYYSARNLSLDIDLLMGTAIIAASAIGFFVEAATLAVLFSIAELLEDYAMDRARDSLRELMELSPQEATVRRNGTEVTVPAEDVAVGETVVVRPGEKVPLDGVVVEGESAVDESPITGESVPVDKSSGDDVYAGSINEEGYVEVSVTSKAGDSTLAHIIAMVQGAREKKTEREQFVDRFAGYYTPTVVVLAILTAALPPLVLGLHWQIWFIRGLTLLVIACPCAFVISTPVSVVSGITSAARNGVLIKGGNHLEAMGAVDVVAFDKTGTLTRGELAVTDVVPFGDNDEQAVIGHAAALERRSEHPIAAAILDRFGGVDASEVPTPTAFETLPGKGVRADIDGETYYAGTPALFEELGFEFLGPHRATDGGAITAGSTVEDPMETLEELEAAGKTVVLVGTASTLVGAIGIADEVRPVARRAVARLHELGIEHVVMLTGDNEGTARAIADEVGVDAFRAELLPDEKVAAVESLQADYGEVAMVGDGINDAPALATADVGVAMGAAGTDTALETADIALMTDDLGKLPYLYSLSHTANGVIRQNIWSSLGVKALLAVGVPFGYVSVALAVVVGDMGMSLGVTGNAMRLSRVRPERFSD is encoded by the coding sequence ATGAGCGACGACGAGAACGCGATGGGCCGGCACCGCGAAAGCGGTCGGAAGCGATCGCTCTCTGTCAGCCTCACCGTGCCGGAGATGGACTGTCCGTCCTGTGCGAAGAAGGTGGACAAGAGCCTGAAGCGACGCGACGGCATCCACGAGGTCACCCTCCAGCCGACGACTGGCACGGCGGCGGTCATGTACGACCCGGACCGCATCGACGAGGCTGCCGTCGTCGCTGCCATCGAGGGTGCGGGATACGATGTCGTTGGCCGTGACGACGATGATGGAGGCGATGCCACCGAGGTGGCTATTGCACCGTCCGCTGCGGTCTGGTCCAGTCCTCGGGCGATCAAGACGTGGATCGGTGCGGTCTTCCTCACCCTCGGCTTGCTCGTCGAGTTCGTCCTCGCTGGCCAGAACGTGGTCGTGGCGAGCGTCCTGAGCTATCCCGTGACCGTCGCCGATGGGTCGTTCCTCGTGGCTATCGTCATCAGCGGGGCACCGGTCGTCCGGAGTGGCTACTACTCGGCGCGGAACCTGAGCCTGGACATCGACCTCCTGATGGGGACGGCTATCATCGCGGCGTCGGCTATTGGCTTCTTCGTCGAGGCCGCGACCCTCGCCGTCCTGTTCAGCATCGCTGAGCTCCTCGAGGACTACGCCATGGACCGGGCCCGCGATTCGCTCCGCGAACTGATGGAACTCTCGCCGCAGGAGGCGACGGTCCGTCGGAACGGGACGGAGGTGACTGTCCCCGCCGAGGACGTCGCCGTCGGTGAGACGGTCGTCGTGCGACCGGGAGAGAAAGTACCACTCGATGGCGTGGTCGTCGAGGGAGAGAGCGCCGTCGACGAGTCACCGATCACTGGTGAGAGTGTCCCCGTCGACAAATCGTCCGGCGACGATGTGTACGCTGGAAGCATCAACGAGGAGGGGTACGTCGAGGTCTCGGTCACGTCGAAGGCGGGTGATTCGACGCTGGCTCACATCATCGCGATGGTTCAGGGGGCTCGCGAGAAGAAGACGGAACGAGAACAGTTCGTCGACCGTTTCGCTGGCTACTACACGCCAACGGTCGTGGTACTGGCCATCCTGACCGCCGCCCTGCCCCCGCTTGTCCTCGGTCTTCACTGGCAGATCTGGTTCATCCGCGGTCTCACCCTGCTGGTCATCGCGTGCCCGTGTGCGTTCGTCATCTCGACACCGGTCTCGGTGGTCTCGGGCATCACGAGCGCCGCGAGGAACGGGGTCCTGATCAAGGGTGGCAACCATCTCGAGGCGATGGGTGCAGTCGACGTCGTCGCCTTCGACAAAACCGGGACGCTTACCAGGGGCGAACTGGCCGTCACGGACGTCGTTCCCTTTGGGGACAACGACGAACAGGCGGTCATCGGGCACGCCGCCGCCCTCGAACGTCGGAGCGAACATCCCATCGCGGCGGCCATCCTCGACCGATTCGGTGGCGTCGATGCTTCCGAGGTCCCGACTCCCACGGCCTTCGAGACGCTACCTGGGAAGGGCGTCCGCGCCGATATCGACGGGGAGACGTACTATGCAGGGACGCCAGCGTTGTTCGAGGAACTCGGTTTCGAGTTCTTGGGTCCGCACAGAGCGACCGATGGCGGCGCGATCACCGCAGGATCCACGGTCGAGGATCCGATGGAAACGCTCGAGGAACTCGAAGCCGCGGGGAAGACGGTGGTCCTCGTCGGTACCGCCTCGACGCTGGTAGGGGCGATCGGGATCGCCGACGAGGTCCGACCGGTCGCTCGCCGCGCTGTCGCCCGACTGCACGAACTGGGAATCGAACACGTGGTGATGCTGACCGGCGACAACGAGGGGACTGCCAGGGCCATCGCCGACGAGGTCGGTGTCGACGCGTTCCGAGCGGAACTCCTCCCCGACGAGAAGGTCGCGGCCGTCGAGTCGTTGCAGGCGGACTACGGCGAGGTGGCGATGGTCGGGGACGGCATCAACGACGCACCCGCACTGGCGACCGCCGACGTCGGCGTCGCGATGGGGGCTGCGGGGACCGACACCGCACTCGAGACGGCGGACATCGCACTGATGACCGACGATCTCGGCAAGCTTCCGTACCTCTACTCGCTGTCGCACACCGCAAACGGCGTGATTCGACAGAACATCTGGTCGAGTCTCGGCGTGAAGGCTCTGTTGGCGGTCGGCGTGCCTTTCGGGTACGTGAGCGTCGCGCTCGCGGTCGTCGTGGGCGACATGGGAATGAGTCTGGGCGTCACCGGGAACGCGATGCGCCTGTCGCGGGTGCGTCCGGAGCGATTCTCCGACTAG